One Halichondria panicea chromosome 6, odHalPani1.1, whole genome shotgun sequence genomic window carries:
- the LOC135337078 gene encoding uncharacterized protein LOC135337078: protein MATQATPDHSPEYLSFQENFEALVSTFKAQPAAYADSLFSNGYIPDEVLEFSRLNGVMDSNKSRKILDAIISGIKLNPSVFHGFIAAITGPSTDDVVKKLHDSYKRHKTATSRVEQLQLSPPPHQQSPPEAPMSFSFPHLDTSSLDEDDRIELEDRLRRDTTKMMFDFTAFTLNIQKSFEKRIQLDKIKYSVLNLEMFDPEDKQEIKNAQNLAQIFMTLRIREYISFFNHEIVQYLIELLGSPDDKTQLSEYCSALDQFGQRNVFEIPAEVFSAKSRNKTAKVLVLKCTERVATLEYVKRLTQRIAEALGLQGAALQLRSVRQGCLELHFLITVAVAKRIYPVSPTVQAALSAMGVKVLTCGSTDEVETFLLEQDLSKLKLEVVEEMPKDTSTTTFTPMDTKQKTLPRYRELHGMCEKLMPEGTSTTTFTQIKDTKYARGSDTVETTKRDSKDTQPVKKGPPPRELRPPLTLKWRRGNDCQSRWVTAYRVLLSVTRCMLVEGLQTVILTVVQ, encoded by the exons ATGGCCACTCAAGCAACCCCCGACCATTCTCCAGAATATCTGTCCTTCCAAGAGAACTTTGAAGCATTGGTGTCCACATTCAAAGCTCAACCTGCTGCATACGCTGATAGCCTCTTCTCCAATGGCTACATACCAGACGAAGTTCTCGAGTTCTCTAGACTGAATGGAGTTATGGACTCCAATAAATCTCGAAAGATTCTAGATGCCATTATCTCTGGAATTAAGCTCAATCCCAGTGTATTCCATGGCTTTATCGCTGCCATCACTGGCCCTTCTACTGACGATGTTGTCAAGAAACTACACGATAGTTACAAGCGTCACAAGACTGCGACCAGCCGTGTTGAACAGCTACAACTCtctccacccccacaccagCAATCTCCACCAGAGGCTCCGATGTCCTTCAGTTTCCCACACCTCGACACCTCTAGCCTTGATGAGGATGATAGAATTGAATTGGAGGATCGGCTCAGGCGTGATACAACGAAAATGATGTTTGATTTCACTGCTTTTACTCTAAATATCCAAAAGTCATTTGAAAAACGGATCCAATTGGATAAGATTAAATATTCGGTTCTCAACCTCGAAATGTTTGATCCAGAAGATAAGCAAGAAATCAAAAATGCCCAAAATTTGGCCCAAATCTTCATGACTCTACGTATACGGGAATACATCTCCTTCTTCAATCATGAGATAGTGCAGTACCTCATCGAGCTGCTGGGATCACCAGACGACAAAACACAACTGAGTGAGTATTGCTCCGCACTTGATCAGTTTGGCCAGCGAAATGTGTTTGAAATTCCGGCCGAAGTTTTCTCCGCAAAATCTCGTAACAAAACGGCCAAAGTACTTGTTCTCAAGTGCACTGAGCGAGTAGCCACACTGGAGTATGTAAAAAGGCTGACACAAAGAATCGCTGAAGCACTTGGTCTACAAGGAGCAGCGCTACAACTCCGTTCAGTCAGACAAGGCTGCTTGGAGCTCCACTTTCTCATCACTGTAGCTGTTGCCAAGCGTATCTATCCTGTGTCCCCTACTGTACAGGCAGCTCTCAGTGCAATGGGGGTCAAAGTTCTCACCTGTGGAAGTACAGATGAGGTGGAGACATTTCTGCTGGAACA GGATCTGAGCAAACTCAAACTAGAAGTTGTTGAGGAGATGCCTAAGGACACAAGTACGACCACCTTCACTCCAATGGACACTAAAC AGAAAACTCTCCCAAGGTACAGGGAATTACACGGGATGTGTGAGAAACTGATGCCTGAGGGCACGAGTACAACCACATTCACTCAAATAAAGGACACTAAAT ATGCAAGAGGCTCGGATACAGTGGAGACAACAAAGAGAGATTCTAAGGACACTCAACCTGTCAAGaag ggtccccctcccagagagttgagacctccactcactctgaaatggagaagaggaaatgactgccaatcaagatgggtgACGgcgtacagagtgttgttatcggtgacacggtgtatgttggtggagggcTTGCAAACAGTGATCCTGACAgttgtacagtga
- the LOC135337081 gene encoding uncharacterized protein LOC135337081 — MVITKNEESHKTEVDNEYGKKKGCYVIFDFKDISDTVDLALPLEGVCESDWILKPLMTQKVKKRQIDNFSLGREIPCIQMKAETEQHKSTNVCYPLHLNKSVNPDLYIYLSVDVNIAKASTVLTDAVPSYVTEEGDTSHDVLTSYPHAIHSGAGGPRTVTIEEFKKRTKVTDSQLDTEIKETDMIDLAAHFDNVETYPVQLGLNPAEHQTVRSLSFQYDIQTAMDKALKLWRQHNPRAATYKALVMMLLRMGKEAIAVAVCQSAVTAIPNATYISPDKKQDHDSSMPSIYLHKHLYQQLRNLWC, encoded by the exons ATGGTGATTACAAAGAATGAAGAATCTCACAAAACT GAAGTTGATAATGAGTATGGGAAGAAGAAGGGTTGCTATGTCATATTTGATTTCAAAGACATCAGTGACACAGTTGATTTAGCACTACCACTTGAAGGCGTGTGTGAAAGTGACTGGATACTCAAACCTCTCATGACTCAAAAA gtgaaAAAAAGACAAATTGATAATTTCAGCCTGGGTCGTGAAATTCCCTGCATACAAATGAAAGCTGAAACGGAGCAACACAAGTCAACAAATGTGTGCTATCCACTCCACCTTAATAAGTCTGTGAATCCagacctatatatatatttgtcCGTTGATGTAAACATTGCAAAAG CCTCTACTGTACTGACTGATGCTGTACCATCTTATGTCACTGAAGAAGGAGATACCTCACATGATGTCCTCACTTCATATCCACACGCCATTCACTCAG GAGCTGGTGGACCGAGAACTGTGACTATCGAGGAATTTAAGAAGCGTACGAAAGTGACCGACTCTCAACTTGACACTGAAATTAAAGAGACTGACATGATTGATCTGGCAGCTCACTTCGACAATGTAGAGACCTACCCTGTACAACTGGGACTGAACCCTGCTGAACACCAAACTGTTAGATCCTTATCATTTCAATATGATATTCAAACCGCAATGGACAAGGCCTTGAAACTGTGGAGACAGCATAATCCAAGGGCCGCTACTTACAAAGCTCTGGTGATGATGCTGTTGAGAATGGGAAAGGAAGCAATTGCTGTTGCCGTTTGTCAGTCTGCCGTGACAGCTATTCCAAATGCAACTTATATCTCACCCGACAAGAAACAGGATCATGACTCCAGTATGCCCAGTATATACCTCCACAAACATCTGTATCAGCAGCTAA GAAACTTGTGGTGTTGA